The proteins below are encoded in one region of Candidatus Flexicrinis proximus:
- a CDS encoding NAD(P)H-binding protein has product MIFVTGAAGFIGRHLVERLLDAGLQVRVLLPPRRAKRPPTWASLPGVEIISGTLNEDEKLYKALTGVHVIFHLESAQWWGRRRNLERVEMVGLRHLAAAARAARVGRIIVLSHLGASAASAYPLLAVKGQVEDAVKASGLAYTIIRTGLVFGPDDAFINNIAMMLSVNPLFFLMPGRGEVVLHPIFIDDLVSALMVSLQRVDTVDITTEIGGAEYTTLDDLIRTVMRVTRMRRFIIPTPPYLLRLVSRIYSRVLRRALVTPQWLDLLATNHTARLGALYEVFGIRARRLEDTLVDYMPKRRYFFRALGYAVRYRPREA; this is encoded by the coding sequence ATGATCTTCGTTACTGGAGCAGCTGGTTTTATAGGACGGCATCTCGTCGAGCGTTTGCTGGACGCTGGCTTGCAGGTACGCGTACTGCTGCCTCCACGCAGGGCAAAACGACCCCCTACGTGGGCTTCACTCCCTGGCGTCGAAATCATTTCAGGCACGCTAAACGAAGACGAGAAGCTGTATAAGGCGCTTACGGGTGTTCATGTCATCTTTCACCTGGAGAGTGCGCAGTGGTGGGGTCGGCGCCGTAATCTCGAACGGGTAGAAATGGTCGGTTTGCGGCATCTTGCCGCAGCCGCCCGCGCGGCCCGCGTGGGCAGGATTATCGTTCTCAGTCACCTCGGTGCCTCTGCCGCTTCAGCGTATCCACTGCTTGCGGTCAAAGGGCAGGTTGAGGATGCGGTTAAGGCCAGCGGGCTTGCGTATACCATCATTCGGACCGGCTTGGTCTTTGGACCGGACGATGCGTTCATCAACAACATCGCGATGATGCTCAGCGTCAATCCGCTGTTCTTTCTGATGCCGGGCAGAGGCGAAGTTGTACTGCACCCGATCTTTATCGACGACCTGGTGTCGGCACTGATGGTCTCGCTTCAACGAGTAGATACTGTGGACATCACGACGGAAATAGGCGGAGCTGAATACACCACATTGGACGACCTGATACGCACGGTCATGCGTGTCACGCGGATGCGCCGATTCATTATCCCTACGCCGCCTTATCTGCTACGACTGGTCTCCCGCATTTATTCGCGTGTTCTGCGCAGAGCGCTGGTCACGCCCCAGTGGCTGGACCTTCTTGCGACGAATCATACTGCCCGGCTTGGCGCTTTGTATGAAGTGTTTGGGATCCGCGCACGGCGCCTCGAAGATACCCTTGTCGATTATATGCCGAAAAGGCGCTATTTCTTCCGTGCTTTAGGATACGCGGTACGCTACCGCCCGCGTGAGGCTTAG
- a CDS encoding GNAT family N-acetyltransferase, giving the protein MEAGSFTIRPLTTLDEMYDAVDLQRGYWGNDIESVVPAQMLYTIHGSGGHVIGAFDSGRLIGVVIGLIGTDTEVKDRPAMANLLIASKRMVVLPEYRSSGVGFRLKLAQRDTAIKQGIRLVTWTFDPLQSKNAHLNLRKLGGIVREYQVNAYGTRDETGLSRFGWSDRLKVQWWVTHRRIEERLFGQRAGVKLSQYLDAGATLVNPTTTVDGVTVYAKNFSRVDTSFALVEVPRYFDEIARDEPEIAKGWQNHIRESFVPLLNSGYFVSDFLTDDFEGRARAFYLFSADFGFDFSSPN; this is encoded by the coding sequence ATGGAAGCAGGCTCATTCACTATCCGCCCGCTGACGACGCTCGATGAGATGTACGACGCGGTTGATCTTCAGCGAGGCTACTGGGGGAACGACATCGAATCAGTCGTTCCGGCGCAGATGCTCTATACCATTCACGGCAGCGGGGGACACGTCATCGGGGCATTCGACAGCGGCAGACTGATCGGCGTTGTGATCGGGCTGATTGGCACCGACACCGAGGTCAAGGATCGCCCCGCGATGGCGAACCTGCTAATTGCCAGCAAGCGGATGGTCGTACTGCCGGAGTACCGGTCGAGCGGTGTCGGATTTCGTCTCAAGCTCGCCCAGCGCGATACAGCGATCAAGCAGGGAATCCGGCTTGTGACCTGGACTTTCGATCCACTCCAGTCGAAAAACGCCCACCTGAACCTGCGGAAGCTGGGCGGAATCGTGCGCGAATACCAGGTCAATGCCTACGGGACGCGCGACGAGACCGGGCTTTCCAGGTTTGGCTGGTCTGACCGGCTTAAAGTACAGTGGTGGGTGACTCATCGGCGGATTGAGGAACGGCTGTTCGGACAGCGCGCCGGCGTGAAGCTGAGTCAGTATCTTGATGCCGGGGCAACGCTTGTAAACCCGACAACGACGGTTGACGGCGTGACTGTTTACGCGAAGAACTTTAGCCGTGTTGACACTTCGTTTGCGCTGGTTGAAGTCCCGCGGTACTTTGACGAGATTGCCAGGGACGAACCCGAGATCGCCAAAGGCTGGCAGAACCATATCCGCGAGTCGTTTGTGCCGCTACTCAACAGCGGTTATTTCGTGTCTGACTTCCTTACCGACGACTTTGAAGGGCGTGCGCGGGCGTTCTATCTTTTCAGCGCCGA